In Melospiza georgiana isolate bMelGeo1 chromosome 15, bMelGeo1.pri, whole genome shotgun sequence, one genomic interval encodes:
- the TLX3 gene encoding T-cell leukemia homeobox protein 3 → MDPPGPAQGQHQHEPISFGIDQILNSPEQDSAPPPPPRGPDGATFLGGPGGRGGAPYPALPAPFPAIAAPFEDSGSYSVNLSLAPAGVIRVPAHRPIPGAVPPPISSAIPAMPAVPSLGSLNFPWMESSRRFVKDRFTAAAALTPFTVTRRIGHPYQNRTPPKRKKPRTSFSRVQICELEKRFHRQKYLASAERAALAKSLKMTDAQVKTWFQNRRTKWRRQTAEEREAERQQASRLMLQLQHDAFQKSLNESIQPDPLCLHNSSLFALQNLQPWEEESAKIPPVTSLV, encoded by the exons ATGGACCCGCCGGGGCCGGCGCAGGGCCAGCACCAGCACGAGCCCATCAGCTTCGGCATCGACCAGATCCTCAACAGCCCCGAGCAGGACAGCGctcccccgccgcccccccggGGCCCCGACGGCGCGACCTTCCtgggcggccccggcggccgcGGCGGTGCGCCCTACCCGGCCCTGCCGGCCCCCTTCCCGGCCATCGCCGCGCCCTTCGAGGACTCGGGATCGTACAGTGTGAACCTCAGCCTGGCCCCGGCCGGCGTGATCCGGGTGCCGGCGCACAGGCCCATCCCCGGGGCCGTGCCGCCGCCCATCTCCAGCGCCATCCCGGCCATGCCTGCCGTGCCCAGTCTGGGCAGCCTCAACTTCCCCTGGATGGAGAGCAGCCGGCGCTTCGTCAAGGACAGGTTCACAG cggcggcggcgctgacGCCCTTCACCGTGACACGGCGCATCGGGCATCCTTACCAGAACCGGACTCCGCCGAAGCGCAAGAAACCGCGGACATCCTTCTCCCGGGTGCAGATCTGCGAGCTGGAGAAGCGCTTCCATCGGCAGAAGTACCTGGCCTCGGCCGAGCGCGCTGCCCTCGCCAAGTCCCTCAAGATGACGGACGCCCAGGTGAAGACCTGGTTCCAGAACCGGCGCACCAAGTGGCG GCGGCAGACGGCGGAGGAGCGGGAGGCCGAGCGGCAGCAGGCGAGCCggctgatgctgcagctgcagcacgaCGCCTTCCAGAAGTCGCTGAACGAGTCGATCCAGCCCGACCCGCTGTGCCTGCACAACTCGTCGCTGTTCGCGCTGCAGaacctgcagccctgggaggaggAGAGCGCCAAGATCCCCCCGGTCACCTCGCTCGTCTGA